One stretch of Balneola sp. MJW-20 DNA includes these proteins:
- the argH gene encoding argininosuccinate lyase codes for MAKNKLWDKGQDLNERVERFTVGKDRDLDLLLAEYDVKGTMAHIRMLESVGLLEAVELDKLLAELQRILDEVIIPGNFVIEEGIEDVHSQIEVMLTRTLGDIGKKVHSGRSRNDQVLVDLRLFFRDALLSVAKEMKMLFETLQAQSEKYKDLLMPGYTHMQAAMPSSFGLWFGAYAESLADDLVILESTYRVVNKNPLGSAAGYGSSFPLNRQITTDLLGFEQMVHNVVYAQMGRGKTEQLVAQAIAVLAGTLNKMAMDVCTYNSQNFGFLELPEEYTTGSSIMPHKKNPDVFELIRARTNRLRALPNEVAMVTANLSSGYHRDFQLLKEQLFPAIQEIIDCLSISAEAIAQVGVREDILEDDRYKLIFSVEVVNKLVLDGLPFRDAYKEVGKQIEEGTFKVPDTLEHTHEGSIGNLMNEQIGQMFMDTYERLRAQG; via the coding sequence ATGGCTAAAAACAAGCTGTGGGACAAGGGACAGGATCTTAATGAAAGAGTAGAACGGTTTACGGTAGGTAAAGACCGTGACCTTGATCTCCTTTTGGCAGAATATGACGTGAAGGGCACGATGGCTCATATACGCATGCTGGAATCTGTAGGATTGCTGGAAGCAGTGGAACTGGACAAGCTGCTGGCAGAATTGCAGCGGATCCTGGACGAAGTGATCATTCCCGGTAACTTTGTGATAGAAGAGGGTATTGAAGATGTGCACTCTCAGATCGAAGTTATGCTTACACGTACTCTGGGAGATATTGGTAAAAAAGTTCACAGCGGCAGGTCCCGTAATGATCAGGTACTGGTAGATCTGAGATTATTCTTCAGAGATGCATTGTTGAGTGTGGCAAAGGAAATGAAGATGCTCTTCGAGACGCTGCAGGCTCAAAGTGAAAAGTATAAAGACCTGCTGATGCCGGGATACACGCATATGCAGGCTGCGATGCCCAGTAGTTTCGGTCTCTGGTTCGGTGCTTATGCCGAAAGCCTTGCAGACGATCTGGTAATATTGGAAAGTACTTACCGGGTGGTCAACAAGAATCCCCTGGGGTCGGCAGCCGGTTATGGATCATCTTTTCCGCTTAACCGCCAAATTACGACGGACCTTCTGGGTTTTGAACAGATGGTGCATAATGTGGTATATGCACAGATGGGAAGGGGGAAGACTGAGCAGCTGGTAGCTCAGGCTATTGCTGTGTTAGCCGGAACTTTGAATAAAATGGCTATGGATGTCTGTACATATAACAGTCAGAATTTCGGTTTTCTGGAACTTCCGGAAGAGTATACTACCGGGAGCAGCATTATGCCCCATAAAAAGAACCCCGATGTGTTTGAGCTGATCAGGGCCAGAACTAACCGCCTCCGTGCTCTTCCAAATGAAGTGGCTATGGTAACAGCTAATCTGAGCAGCGGATATCATCGTGACTTTCAGCTTTTAAAAGAGCAGCTTTTTCCGGCTATTCAGGAGATCATAGATTGCCTGAGTATTTCCGCCGAAGCAATAGCGCAGGTCGGGGTAAGGGAAGATATCCTGGAAGATGACCGATATAAACTGATCTTTTCTGTTGAGGTCGTGAATAAACTGGTACTGGATGGGTTGCCTTTCCGGGATGCTTATAAGGAAGTGGGAAAGCAGATCGAAGAGGGCACGTTCAAAGTGCCGGATACTCTTGAGCATACTCATGAAGGAAGTATCGGGAATCTGATGAATGAACAGATCGGGCAGATGTTCATGGATACTTATGAAAGGCTGAGAGCTCAAGGGTGA
- a CDS encoding DUF1801 domain-containing protein, giving the protein MNKVEDFIYCHEGDQREIMLYFHHFLMNFPTVTCSIKHGIPFYDQNKWVCYLNPVKSGAVALSFIYGNKLSNEQGLLESKGRKQVMSAEFKRLEEIPRDAVRQIINEALMLDEMRSG; this is encoded by the coding sequence ATGAATAAAGTCGAGGATTTTATTTACTGTCATGAAGGTGATCAGCGGGAGATCATGCTTTACTTTCATCACTTTCTGATGAATTTCCCTACCGTTACCTGCAGCATCAAACACGGAATACCTTTTTATGATCAAAATAAGTGGGTATGCTACCTGAATCCGGTTAAGAGTGGAGCAGTAGCTCTCAGTTTCATTTATGGTAATAAGTTGTCAAATGAACAGGGTCTGCTCGAAAGCAAAGGTCGGAAGCAGGTAATGAGTGCAGAATTCAAAAGATTGGAAGAGATCCCCCGGGATGCCGTTCGGCAGATCATCAATGAAGCATTAATGCTGGACGAAATGAGGTCCGGCTGA
- a CDS encoding low molecular weight protein-tyrosine-phosphatase — protein MIEDIIRPITKDDPFRLCFVCLGNICRSPTAEGLFIHKVREAGYQDYFYIDSAGTAAYHVGEPANSKSQSVANQYGVILPSKARQFDYNDLEDFELILAMDSENYRNLLSLDRKDQYSHKVRMMRAFDPQPDHKEVPDPYYGGMDGFEKVYRILERSSEALLDELKAHIQHPG, from the coding sequence ATGATCGAAGACATTATTCGTCCTATCACCAAAGATGACCCCTTCCGGCTTTGTTTTGTATGCCTGGGAAATATCTGCCGCAGCCCTACCGCTGAAGGCTTGTTCATACATAAGGTCCGGGAAGCAGGATATCAGGATTATTTTTATATAGACTCAGCAGGAACCGCCGCTTATCATGTAGGTGAACCTGCAAACTCTAAAAGTCAGTCGGTAGCAAATCAATATGGCGTAATATTGCCTTCAAAAGCCCGGCAATTTGATTACAACGATCTGGAGGACTTCGAACTCATCCTGGCAATGGATTCAGAGAACTATCGTAATCTTCTCTCTCTGGACCGCAAAGACCAGTACTCGCATAAAGTAAGAATGATGAGGGCATTTGATCCTCAGCCAGACCATAAGGAAGTTCCGGATCCCTATTACGGAGGAATGGACGGATTCGAGAAAGTATATCGTATTCTGGAAAGAAGCAGTGAAGCTTTGTTAGATGAACTAAAAGCTCATATACAGCATCCAGGATGA
- a CDS encoding 2'-5' RNA ligase family protein, whose product MPANKLYFIALIPPEPVYSAIHELKLKVSDHYGSRQALKSPPHITLISPFRSEESREKEILNLIRYHEPEVPIHVTLSGFDHFPGKVLFIHVNENKDLNELQANLEQKVRYHEELFSYNYDPRPWHPHITLGFKDWNREQFRKAQEEYQNRLFEAHFDARELYLLKHNGKNWEIAD is encoded by the coding sequence ATGCCTGCAAACAAATTATACTTTATTGCCCTGATCCCTCCTGAACCTGTGTACTCAGCGATCCACGAACTGAAACTGAAAGTTTCGGATCATTACGGGAGCCGGCAGGCATTGAAATCTCCACCGCATATTACACTGATCAGTCCATTCAGATCTGAAGAGAGCCGGGAGAAAGAAATACTGAATTTGATCCGGTACCATGAACCCGAAGTGCCGATTCATGTTACTCTCAGTGGTTTTGACCATTTCCCCGGTAAAGTCCTATTCATACATGTAAATGAAAATAAAGACCTGAATGAACTGCAGGCGAATCTTGAGCAAAAAGTCAGATATCATGAGGAACTCTTTAGTTACAATTATGATCCCCGGCCCTGGCATCCTCACATAACATTGGGTTTCAAGGACTGGAACAGAGAACAGTTTCGGAAAGCACAGGAAGAATATCAGAACAGGCTATTTGAGGCGCATTTTGATGCCCGGGAATTATATCTGCTCAAACATAACGGAAAGAATTGGGAAATTGCAGATTAA
- a CDS encoding ATP-binding protein encodes MMRKLLPLLILLFMPMRETEAQVLPFTHYTPDREINALPSAEVHKVYQDRLGYMWFAIYSSGLVRYDGVQLEIFNTSDGLRAVTVWDLEEDPSGRLWVSSNAGLVVSEKPLQNYNAGERVRFVSEINGVQIIDLSVNHNRMAVDNSGWLWVGTENSGVVRYRFDQEDILQADTLSTGEGDNNITVRALTSRSDGSVWISLLSGEIVRFENGQKTNSFRTGRETTVNVLFEDQNGELWGGESDGDVWKFEAETGSFPVYSSDLFSNISDIGTDKDGNIWISSEGSGIMKINAGGNGSSKVYNRVNGMLSEIAFSVYEDRERNLWIAQSGGVSKLRYNYMAFQNVTATALSGERPVLPSPSINTVMPTPAYIDASPCRIWAGSSEGGIACINEDFKSEYIQREDGLTANWVNGLAYDRSGNLWVGTSRGLNSISMNGSFPLQEAINRQSRSLFGVSATVSTYDATSVLAVVKNDMLRISNNAEKTETIWFPAYQEVYALVDDELYTLDATWGLPAVIYHAAAFDGEGYLWLGTRDRGIFRSRIPMTAELLKENNQIENKEEFFAQWWSIENGAPTNQIENLLWQNEKMWVGTPSGLLALNAQNKNVIHQITTENGLLANNATSMAYSEVSQTLWVGTNLGMAEVDPETGEVLDNVIKADGLVDNEVWFYGSVQIDESGVIYFGSAKGLSVYRPWEDLENEVPPLVRLTEATSEVVPGERNEYGFGYAALSFGSEQQVQYQTRLIGFNDDWSPLKKEVKVNFTNLPAYLFPKTYTFEAKAMNESGVWSSAPLSYSFSVNPAWWITWWAALIYLLVFGLGVFFVDRVQRRRLIKKEREAALLRETELKAETAIARSKAAEAQTKALEAENELKATELEKARELEKAYHELKNTQNKLIQAEKMASLGRLSAGIAHEIKNPLNFINNFAELSVEIADDLQVAIRENDADEIAFLTKNLSFNTRKIEEHGKRADSIVKSMMQHSRGVNMNFQNTDLNELVERFTELAVQGKRAKDQQIQAKVTIETDPDLPKVNLVGQQVGQVIQNIIENAMDAVWSYKKASGEKEYDPEIKVKTKKAGDRAKITIEDNGPGIPEKSIEKIFEPFYTTKPTGEGTGLGLSISYEIIAQNHNGSLRVFNKKKGGACFEIELPFEQNPDS; translated from the coding sequence ATGATGCGGAAACTACTACCATTACTGATACTGTTATTTATGCCTATGCGTGAGACGGAAGCCCAGGTTCTTCCGTTTACGCATTACACCCCTGATCGTGAGATCAATGCTTTACCATCAGCAGAGGTGCATAAAGTATATCAGGATCGTCTGGGATACATGTGGTTTGCGATCTACTCATCCGGGCTGGTCAGATACGATGGTGTTCAGCTTGAGATCTTTAATACCAGTGACGGACTTCGGGCGGTCACGGTTTGGGACCTGGAGGAGGATCCCTCCGGAAGATTATGGGTGAGTTCAAATGCAGGTCTGGTAGTATCTGAAAAACCGCTTCAGAATTATAATGCCGGAGAGAGAGTACGATTTGTCAGTGAAATAAACGGAGTGCAGATCATTGATCTGTCCGTTAACCATAATCGTATGGCTGTTGACAATAGCGGATGGCTTTGGGTCGGAACAGAAAATTCGGGAGTGGTCCGCTATCGTTTTGATCAGGAGGACATTTTGCAGGCAGATACTTTGTCAACCGGAGAAGGTGATAATAATATCACCGTAAGAGCTCTTACTTCACGATCCGACGGTTCCGTCTGGATATCTCTATTAAGCGGTGAGATCGTCAGATTTGAAAACGGGCAAAAAACGAACAGCTTCCGCACCGGAAGAGAAACTACTGTTAATGTTCTGTTTGAGGACCAAAACGGAGAGCTATGGGGAGGGGAAAGCGACGGAGATGTTTGGAAATTCGAAGCAGAAACCGGTTCTTTTCCGGTTTACAGCAGCGATCTGTTCAGCAATATTTCGGACATCGGTACTGATAAAGACGGAAATATCTGGATATCCAGTGAAGGTTCCGGAATCATGAAGATCAATGCCGGGGGTAATGGCTCATCAAAAGTATACAATCGGGTGAATGGGATGTTGAGTGAGATTGCCTTTTCAGTTTATGAGGACCGGGAAAGAAATCTCTGGATTGCTCAGTCTGGGGGAGTATCAAAGCTTAGATACAACTATATGGCTTTTCAGAATGTGACGGCTACTGCCCTTTCCGGTGAGAGACCGGTGCTTCCTTCTCCTTCTATTAATACGGTTATGCCTACTCCTGCCTATATAGATGCCAGTCCTTGTAGAATCTGGGCCGGAAGCTCGGAAGGAGGAATTGCATGTATCAACGAGGATTTTAAGTCAGAGTATATACAGCGCGAAGATGGGCTGACTGCAAACTGGGTAAACGGGCTTGCTTACGATCGATCCGGAAATTTATGGGTCGGAACCTCCAGGGGATTGAATAGTATTTCAATGAACGGATCATTCCCGCTGCAAGAGGCGATCAACAGACAAAGCAGATCACTCTTTGGTGTTTCTGCAACCGTTTCAACCTATGACGCGACGAGTGTGCTGGCGGTAGTAAAGAATGATATGCTGCGTATTTCAAATAATGCTGAAAAGACTGAAACGATCTGGTTCCCGGCTTATCAGGAAGTATATGCATTGGTGGATGATGAACTATATACTCTGGATGCCACCTGGGGTCTCCCGGCGGTAATATATCATGCAGCAGCTTTTGACGGCGAGGGATACCTGTGGCTCGGAACCAGAGATCGCGGGATCTTCCGAAGCCGTATTCCAATGACGGCCGAACTCTTAAAAGAGAATAATCAAATTGAAAACAAGGAAGAGTTCTTTGCACAGTGGTGGTCAATAGAAAATGGAGCTCCTACCAATCAGATCGAAAACCTTTTATGGCAAAATGAAAAGATGTGGGTCGGAACACCATCAGGATTACTTGCTTTAAATGCTCAGAACAAAAATGTGATCCATCAAATAACAACGGAAAATGGGCTGCTCGCAAATAATGCGACCAGTATGGCCTATTCAGAGGTCAGTCAAACATTGTGGGTAGGAACCAATCTTGGGATGGCGGAAGTGGATCCGGAAACAGGTGAGGTTTTGGATAATGTGATCAAAGCAGACGGCCTTGTTGACAATGAGGTCTGGTTTTACGGCTCAGTACAGATCGACGAAAGTGGGGTGATTTACTTCGGAAGTGCAAAAGGATTATCAGTTTATCGTCCATGGGAGGATCTTGAAAATGAAGTTCCGCCATTGGTCCGTCTAACCGAAGCAACATCTGAGGTGGTTCCAGGAGAGCGTAATGAGTATGGATTCGGTTATGCTGCATTAAGTTTTGGTTCAGAACAGCAGGTACAGTATCAGACGCGCCTGATCGGTTTTAATGACGATTGGTCTCCGCTAAAAAAAGAAGTGAAGGTGAATTTTACCAATCTCCCTGCTTATTTATTTCCCAAGACCTATACTTTTGAGGCTAAGGCTATGAATGAGAGCGGTGTGTGGTCCTCTGCACCACTATCTTACAGTTTCTCCGTTAATCCTGCATGGTGGATAACCTGGTGGGCTGCACTTATTTACCTGCTGGTATTTGGGTTAGGAGTATTTTTTGTGGACAGAGTACAGAGAAGAAGGCTCATTAAAAAAGAAAGAGAAGCAGCATTACTGAGGGAAACAGAGTTAAAGGCGGAAACAGCAATAGCACGGTCTAAGGCGGCAGAAGCACAAACCAAGGCCCTCGAAGCTGAGAATGAACTGAAAGCTACCGAGCTTGAAAAAGCAAGAGAACTGGAGAAAGCGTACCACGAACTGAAAAATACTCAGAATAAACTGATTCAGGCTGAGAAGATGGCCTCATTGGGAAGGCTTTCAGCCGGTATCGCCCACGAGATCAAGAATCCCTTAAACTTTATCAATAATTTTGCTGAATTATCGGTGGAGATCGCGGATGATCTTCAGGTAGCGATCAGAGAAAATGATGCGGATGAGATCGCATTTTTAACTAAAAACCTGAGCTTCAATACCCGTAAGATCGAAGAGCACGGAAAGAGGGCGGATTCAATAGTTAAGTCTATGATGCAGCATTCCAGGGGAGTCAATATGAACTTCCAGAATACCGATCTCAATGAACTGGTTGAGAGGTTTACCGAGCTGGCGGTTCAGGGAAAGAGAGCTAAAGACCAACAGATTCAGGCCAAAGTAACCATTGAAACTGACCCGGATCTTCCGAAGGTAAATCTCGTAGGACAGCAGGTAGGTCAGGTCATTCAGAATATTATTGAAAATGCGATGGATGCCGTTTGGAGTTATAAAAAAGCATCCGGAGAAAAAGAATATGATCCTGAAATCAAAGTGAAAACCAAAAAGGCAGGAGACCGGGCAAAGATAACCATCGAAGATAACGGGCCGGGAATTCCGGAGAAATCTATTGAAAAGATATTTGAGCCATTTTATACCACCAAGCCTACCGGTGAGGGTACAGGCCTGGGATTAAGTATCAGTTATGAGATCATTGCACAAAATCATAACGGCTCTCTGAGAGTATTCAACAAAAAAAAGGGCGGAGCCTGTTTCGAGATCGAATTGCCCTTTGAACAGAACCCGGATAGCTGA
- a CDS encoding DUF4440 domain-containing protein, with the protein MLNKVSLTIAIVFILGATAFAQSVDDYWNEVTRTVMEGDFEGYAALYHEDAVLVSESSGNSYPISQALEGWKQGFEDTRAGKMKASVEFRFSQRLHGESTAHDTGIFKYSALSNGTEWNTSYIRFQGLLVKKGGKWLMMMEYQMDQAGIEEWEALD; encoded by the coding sequence ATGTTAAATAAAGTTTCCCTTACAATCGCCATAGTTTTCATATTAGGTGCAACTGCATTTGCTCAATCGGTTGATGATTACTGGAATGAAGTAACCAGAACGGTAATGGAAGGAGATTTTGAAGGTTATGCTGCTCTCTATCATGAAGATGCAGTACTAGTTTCAGAAAGTTCCGGGAACTCCTATCCTATCAGTCAGGCTCTGGAAGGGTGGAAACAAGGATTTGAGGATACCAGGGCGGGGAAAATGAAGGCAAGTGTTGAATTCCGGTTTTCGCAGCGTCTTCATGGGGAAAGCACGGCTCATGATACCGGGATCTTTAAATACAGTGCACTGAGTAACGGAACGGAGTGGAACACATCGTATATTCGGTTTCAGGGACTGCTGGTAAAAAAGGGAGGGAAATGGTTGATGATGATGGAGTATCAGATGGATCAGGCAGGTATCGAAGAATGGGAAGCATTGGATTAA
- the argB gene encoding acetylglutamate kinase — translation MKKVKVIKIGGKIIDDARKMNKFLDQFARLEGPKILIHGGGNMASRIGKEMGIIPNMIDGRRVTDKETLEVVSMVYGGLVNKRLVAALQKKGVNAMGLTGADADIIRSKKRSKKPVDFGFVGDITSVNTKRLKSIMKSGIVPVIAPLTHDGKGQMLNTNADTIAAHIAIAFGETGSTSLQYYFDMKGVMNGKSVMEILSTDDYHALKANGKVSDGMIPKLDTAFHALTSGVKSVRIAGHQYLNQVEGGTYLLL, via the coding sequence ATGAAGAAAGTGAAGGTTATTAAGATCGGCGGAAAGATCATTGATGATGCCCGAAAAATGAATAAGTTTCTGGATCAGTTTGCCCGTTTAGAAGGCCCGAAGATCCTTATTCATGGTGGCGGCAATATGGCATCAAGGATCGGAAAAGAAATGGGTATTATTCCGAACATGATCGATGGGCGCAGAGTGACAGATAAGGAAACCCTTGAGGTCGTTTCAATGGTCTACGGTGGACTGGTAAATAAAAGGCTGGTTGCTGCTCTTCAGAAGAAAGGAGTTAACGCTATGGGACTGACCGGCGCTGATGCGGATATTATCCGCTCCAAAAAGAGGTCAAAAAAACCGGTCGATTTCGGTTTTGTGGGTGATATTACCTCAGTGAATACCAAGAGACTGAAAAGTATTATGAAATCCGGAATAGTGCCCGTCATTGCACCATTGACCCATGATGGTAAAGGGCAGATGCTAAATACCAATGCCGATACTATAGCAGCTCATATTGCGATCGCATTCGGAGAAACAGGCAGTACCAGCCTTCAGTATTATTTTGATATGAAAGGAGTAATGAATGGAAAAAGTGTTATGGAAATATTGAGTACCGATGACTACCATGCACTCAAAGCTAATGGCAAGGTAAGTGATGGAATGATACCTAAACTGGATACGGCCTTCCATGCGCTAACCTCCGGAGTAAAATCCGTCAGGATCGCCGGGCATCAGTATCTGAATCAGGTTGAAGGCGGCACCTATTTATTACTATGA
- a CDS encoding M20 family metallo-hydrolase, with translation MSEEQYYDQAVQTLKKLIGIRSYSGEEDRTADLISDILVAGGFKAERKGNNVWAFQKKMKPGKPLILLNSHHDTVKAGSSWTKDPFTALEEGGKLFGLGSNDAGAPLICLLMTFLRLTQTIQEYNLCFLASAEEETSGKNGVPVVLDELGEIDLAIVGEPTSMDMAIAERGLLVLDCTAKGVSGHAARNEGENAIYKALKDIEWFRNYEFGKKSPVLGGVNMTVTMIEAGRQHNVVPDSCTFVVDVRPNDQYSNEEVLGIIRDQTESEIMPRSTNLNASGINPEHPVVMKAKSLGMRIYGSQTMSDQVHMPFPSVKIGPGDTRRSHTADEFVYLEEIGQGLKGYFELLNGLKIDG, from the coding sequence ATGAGTGAAGAACAATATTATGATCAGGCAGTACAGACTCTTAAAAAGCTGATAGGTATACGGTCCTACAGCGGTGAAGAGGACAGGACTGCTGACCTGATATCCGACATACTGGTGGCCGGGGGCTTCAAAGCCGAGCGTAAAGGAAATAATGTTTGGGCTTTTCAGAAAAAAATGAAGCCCGGCAAACCATTGATATTGCTGAACTCTCACCATGATACTGTGAAGGCCGGAAGCAGCTGGACCAAAGATCCCTTCACTGCGCTCGAAGAAGGAGGAAAACTGTTCGGGCTGGGATCAAACGATGCCGGAGCTCCGCTGATCTGCCTGCTTATGACCTTTTTGCGTCTAACACAAACCATACAGGAATATAATCTCTGTTTTCTAGCCTCAGCTGAGGAGGAGACTTCCGGAAAAAATGGGGTGCCGGTAGTCCTGGACGAACTCGGAGAAATAGATCTGGCAATAGTGGGTGAACCCACTTCTATGGATATGGCGATTGCTGAAAGAGGTCTCCTGGTGCTCGATTGTACGGCAAAAGGTGTGAGCGGTCATGCCGCAAGAAATGAAGGAGAGAATGCGATCTATAAAGCTCTGAAAGATATTGAGTGGTTCAGAAATTATGAGTTCGGAAAAAAGTCCCCGGTTTTGGGGGGAGTGAACATGACCGTCACTATGATAGAAGCAGGCAGGCAGCATAACGTGGTTCCGGATTCCTGTACTTTTGTAGTGGACGTTCGACCCAATGACCAGTACAGCAATGAAGAAGTGTTGGGAATTATCAGAGACCAGACCGAGTCAGAGATCATGCCCCGGTCCACGAATTTGAATGCATCGGGAATAAATCCGGAGCATCCGGTAGTGATGAAGGCTAAGTCATTGGGAATGAGGATCTATGGATCCCAGACTATGTCCGATCAGGTTCATATGCCATTCCCAAGTGTAAAGATCGGACCCGGTGATACCCGACGATCTCATACAGCAGATGAATTCGTTTACCTGGAAGAGATCGGTCAGGGACTAAAAGGTTATTTTGAATTATTAAATGGTTTAAAGATCGATGGCTAA
- a CDS encoding fructosamine kinase family protein, whose protein sequence is MIPDSIRNSIESKLGHTLISAEPVSGGDINKASRVQFDNGNICFLKWNQDTPADMFEAEAHGLQLLRHSDCGLVIPEVLHTGPDHLLLNWITEGNAVQNSAAEMGRALARLHRNSSDRFGLERDNYIGRLTQSNRQYSNWFDFFAIERIEKQVQMGVESGKLRRPLLRKVQKLYPRLGHLFPAESPALLHGDLWSGNYMFTKDGTASIYDPATYYGHREMDLAMSRLFGGFPEAFYEGYNDAFPQEPGFEDRLHLYNLYPILVHANLFGSAYAERAESIIDRYV, encoded by the coding sequence ATGATCCCTGACAGCATTCGAAATAGTATCGAAAGTAAACTGGGACATACCCTGATCAGTGCTGAGCCCGTATCAGGAGGAGATATCAATAAAGCTTCGAGAGTACAGTTCGATAACGGAAATATCTGTTTTCTGAAATGGAACCAGGATACACCCGCAGATATGTTCGAGGCCGAAGCACACGGACTGCAGTTACTGCGACATTCAGATTGCGGATTGGTGATACCTGAGGTTTTGCACACAGGTCCGGATCATCTGTTACTAAATTGGATCACTGAAGGAAATGCAGTGCAAAATTCTGCTGCTGAGATGGGACGTGCACTGGCTCGTTTACACAGAAATAGCAGCGATCGTTTCGGGCTTGAAAGGGATAATTATATCGGCCGTCTTACTCAGAGTAACCGGCAATATTCAAACTGGTTCGATTTTTTTGCTATTGAAAGGATCGAAAAACAGGTCCAAATGGGCGTAGAATCCGGAAAACTAAGAAGGCCTTTACTCAGAAAAGTTCAGAAATTATATCCTCGTTTAGGCCACCTCTTTCCTGCCGAATCACCAGCCCTGCTGCATGGTGATCTTTGGAGCGGGAACTACATGTTCACAAAGGACGGTACTGCAAGCATTTATGATCCGGCCACTTATTATGGTCATCGAGAAATGGACCTTGCCATGAGCCGACTTTTCGGCGGATTCCCTGAAGCCTTTTATGAAGGATATAATGATGCATTTCCTCAGGAACCTGGATTCGAAGATCGCCTGCACCTCTATAATTTATATCCCATTTTGGTACATGCCAATCTTTTTGGTTCGGCCTATGCCGAAAGAGCTGAGTCTATCATTGATCGTTATGTCTGA
- a CDS encoding helical backbone metal receptor: MSDQNNQRIVSLVPSLTELLYDLGLSDQVVGRTRFCIHPKGPIEKIEIIGGTKNPNIDKIRELNPDLIIANKEENRKEDVCALRNFTKVLVTQIESPEDALREIKRIGRATGKLQEVEIMTDKIQSMLPSESDYESVSAAYLIWRDPWMSVGNDTYIHHIMELFGLKNIFGTQSRYPVTQDEELLSLQPELILLSSEPYPFKEKHIAELKQILPGSVIKLVDGEWFSWYGSRMLKALPELRQWREELNEQI, translated from the coding sequence ATGTCTGACCAAAATAACCAAAGAATAGTCTCGCTGGTACCCAGTTTAACGGAGCTGCTGTATGATCTGGGCCTGAGTGATCAGGTCGTTGGACGAACCCGGTTTTGCATCCATCCGAAAGGACCTATTGAAAAGATCGAAATCATTGGAGGTACCAAGAACCCAAATATTGATAAGATCCGTGAGCTGAATCCTGATCTTATAATCGCTAATAAGGAAGAGAACAGGAAAGAGGATGTATGTGCGCTCCGGAATTTCACTAAGGTTCTTGTAACGCAGATAGAGTCTCCCGAAGATGCCCTCAGGGAAATTAAACGGATCGGAAGAGCTACCGGGAAGCTTCAAGAAGTAGAAATAATGACGGATAAGATCCAGTCGATGCTACCCTCTGAATCTGACTATGAATCCGTCTCTGCTGCTTATCTGATATGGAGAGACCCTTGGATGTCGGTTGGAAATGACACCTATATTCATCATATAATGGAGCTATTTGGGCTGAAAAATATTTTCGGTACGCAAAGCCGATATCCTGTTACTCAAGATGAAGAACTGCTATCACTTCAACCTGAACTGATCTTGCTAAGCAGTGAGCCCTATCCCTTCAAGGAAAAACATATTGCAGAACTGAAACAGATCCTTCCCGGATCCGTCATAAAACTAGTAGATGGAGAGTGGTTTAGCTGGTATGGATCCCGTATGCTCAAAGCTTTACCTGAACTCCGCCAGTGGAGAGAAGAACTAAACGAACAAATCTGA